In the genome of Daucus carota subsp. sativus chromosome 9, DH1 v3.0, whole genome shotgun sequence, the window TCAATCATATGTTATTCTTTTAACTGCTGCTATAACTTTCTCAGATAATTGCTTTACTTTTTCCTCGTATACTTTTCTTATTTTCCCACCAAAAATTGGAGCGAAATCACAGAGAATCTTTATGGAAATATTGACGAAGCCGCTTACCAAAAAGGGGGTTTTAGCAAGTCATTGTCACTAACATGAAAGGCTCATAATATCACTAGCATCGAAAGTGGACTAGAAAAGTGATGTTGAGACCTTTGGTTTGGAGTCTCAAAACACAACAAACTTAGAAAGGTAGCAAACCGATAGTAACCTTTAAGCTGGTCCTAAAAAGGCATGTTATTAATGATCAGACATACAATGGTCTCCCAACAGCAGGTAATGCATTTGCATTGTATCAAATGTGCAACCTAATCGGAAGGCTTTACTTCTCGAATAGCTTTAAGAAAAGTTCTATGTTTAACTTGGCAAAAAATTGTGAAATACtttttggtttgttttttttacttgGAACAGGAGGATCTAATACCAATGCATCCAAATTAAAAAATGGGGAGAAATTGAGGTTCACATACCATAATTTTGATACACCATGGTGAATCTGTGAATGGCttttattagggaaccataTTTCATAGACTTCAAGGGTCCCATATGTCTGCAAGACCGAAATAAGGTGAATATGTCACTAAAGAAACTTGCTTTTAACCCGCAGTTCATACTCTCCGTATCAAAAAGAGAAGATGAAAATGCCAGAATTTTTGCATATTAGTTTAGAAAAAGATAAGAAGAGAGAGAAACAACTAATTGCCAAATATTACTGGATAGATAAAATAATCCACGGTTTTGCATAAACCatctcaaaataaatattttatagacaCCTCACTCATTTGTATATATATCCCTTATGAGATACATGCCTGGATTGATTACTAAAAATTAGCAGACTTACACCATCTCAGTATACCGAATTCGCCATGCTGGGAAACCAAGGTTGCATCTTGAAGGCCCGTATATTAACATAAGATCAGGATAAGGCTGTCCATACCCTAGATAGCATATGATATGTTACAGTCAAATAGTTAGCATTGGACCAGGATTCATCTGCACATAGCAATCGAAAATTTCTAAAATGATATAATAGTTACCACAGATGCATAATTTCTTGCAAGCATATTAAcggaataattaataatatcagCTCAACTTACTGTTGTCCAGCTCCAAAATTATATAGTTTACGTGCTACTGAGACAAAGCTCATGATATGAAatttgtgttttaattgccaatcATTAAATTActtgtattttaaaaaattgaccCAATTTTATGTAACCATGATTATGTTTCCCTTGGTAAATCCACTTTTTTTCTATAGCATTAATGATAAATAATGGCTGAAAAAATTATTTCCTTCCAAAGTCATTCTTTAGCAGGGTTTCTTTAGTATTAGAGTAAGGTAGCAACAGCATGATATAGTGGCATATAATCGGCAGTTCACATCAGGATATGTTATTATGACAGAAAGCAAGCTGAATATCGAAATGGGGGAATATGTGGTAACCTTATTTAATTCAACAATGTAGAAACTGATTAAAAGTACAAACCAGTTGCTTTTAGTGCCTCGTCAATGTGAGATTCTGTACAGGGTAGATCTTTCTGATATCTGGACTTGTGATAATTTGTAAATATGTAGTTAGCTGCTTGGGCGATTGCTTCCTTTCCATCAGAAAATGAAACAAATTCCAAGGTAAAAGGTTCTTTATCAAGAAGGGTAGTCGCAGTAGTACAAGCTTCCTGAATAAATAAGCAAGATTAACATATGCTTATTAATCTTAGTGACTCGAACTCCAAAATGGGATTATCCTTTATCTATCATCAGCCAAAGAATTAAGCAAACAGTAATAACTAAAGAGAGAAGAATTTGACATAAATTACTGGACCTTAACTAAACTTTAAATCTTCAGCTTAAAATGTTTCATATTGAAGTAACATCCAGAAGCCAgagtcaatatatatatagttaagacTGTTGTTTCACAGAAAATTCATTTTACATGATCATGGAAAATTCtaagatattttttatgagaggaaaaaaaaaatcaatgatgTTTGTGAGTAACTACATGTATTTAAGTGGTTGGCTATACCTCAAATAATTTTGCTCGACTAAATTTTTCCATAATGATATCCTTTGATTTCTTCAGCACCCCTAGAGCATTGAATATAcactaattaatatattttctataatatGATTAAAGGGTATTTCTCTATGGTATTAGTGGCACACACAAAGACCAACTGACCTTCACGGTCGTATAAGCAAATATTTCTCAGACCAATTCTCTCGATGCACTGTAAAAGTTTAATGACTTCTGAAGTCCGACAAGCTTCTTCACTGTCCAGAACAATTGCCAGGTACTGTACTCTGCTTGTATCAATAGTCTTGTTCCACATTAATAGTCCACTCGAAATCAGATAGCTCTCGACTGTTTCAGCTAGCCTTAATGCACAATACCATATGCTGATTATGAAATGAACGACATGCCAGATTACAATGAGCCAAAGATCTTCAATCTGCAAAAGCATTAATAATTACATAACAACACAAGTTTTTGGACATGGCTAGACGATGAGTATCACAAGCTGTATTGGTTCAGTTGGACATATGCATAACGCTTTGATTTATCCAATGTCGCGACTTACAATCAATTACACATTTTTGCTTAAAACAATATGCATAAcaacagtgttgtaaaaagcgggaatcggacttaatcggtaaaATCAaggaacaaggattaattggggattaattggattgatcggggattaatcggatgatTAATGGAATAATTGGATATTTAATTAGTTCGGATCGGTGAACCACAGAACAgggattaatcgtgattaatcaccgacttttacaACAGagcataagagcatctccaagggtaaTCCCTATATTGgttacctaaaatataataaaataatggttacctaaaatataggtaagcaaaaagttgttttactCCAATGGTATTACCTATACCTGttacctataatttaaaaattagtatttattcaatatttaagGTAATATATATGAGAAGAGGTAGAGTTggaataaatatatgttatattataggtaatattgatgatgtggcattaTAGGGGTTGGCTTTTTGCTCCCTTAAATAAGGGGATGAGTTTTCTCTCCCCTAAAATTTTTAGGGGATAGGGAGTTGCGTTGGAGGACTGATTTTTGATCCTAACCCCTAAATCTTGTCCACCTAGACCAAATATAAGTAAGGAGAGCTTGCATTGGGGTTGCTCTAACAGTAATATTTACTATACAGATCCTTGCCTATAATTGGGTCCTGTATTGAGGTCAACCAGTTCATCTTTAcctaaagaaaataaattgacATCCATAGTCACATATTAgccatatttttttacaaaaagagCTGCATactctaatatatattatatgctaAGTGGTGCTGCGGTTTGAAAGAAGAAAGTTTCACATCAGGTTATTAATCACAATTGCAGTGAAAATCGATAAGCAAACAGAATATGACTTCCACGAATCAAATAAACGCATTACATCCTCTTTAATTCTGCATGTTGTAAGACATTGCCACATTATGGTAACTAAAATTATGCTAAATAGATCTAAGAGTAATGCTACGCAATCCAATTTCTGTTCCCAAATGACGTGGTAGACAAATGACTAATTCTAATTGGGTGATTTATGTGCATACAgggggtctcattattattagtGTGAGGGGAACCAATCACATATTGCCAACTAGATTCGGGAAAAAAAAAATGGGAACACTTTTTGGGGAACCTAGCATTTTCCATAGATCCAAACCCATCATTAAAGAAACACATGCGGTACTGACACTTTCCAATGTTAAAATGAACCGATAACAGGAGCTTCTAAAAATGAATGTTTAACTGATCCCCATTTCCCCAAAAAAACAGaatattaatttagaaaaacaTTTTCTTCAATTATAGTGCTTTTCTAATCAATTTGTGttgtatttagcaaaaaaaagaaaaagaacttTTCCAAGAAGGGGACAATGAAGTCATCTTAAAAAATAACAGTTGAGAAAGAGCATTGAATTGAACCTTTTAAAAAGATATAAGCTACCGCATTCAACTCTTTCAAAATGGAATTTATAACAAACATATATACCATAACTTTTTACTTTCACATATGtcaattaaataattctaaGAGTCTTTAACACCTATTGCCAATACCCAGTATCACcataaattttcattcatttaaaCAGTCCAAACTAAACCACAATTCCCACCAACACAACAAATCAAAATTACGAAGTTTCGGTAATTCACCAAGCAAAAGCCTAATCCTCTTACATCAACACGATAACTGCTCTTAACTCAAGTACTTCTCAGTTCTCACTCCATGCCAAATTAAAGTTGTTTGGCCAACAGGTCCACTTACATCTCACCTTCCTCATACCACACTTAATACCAAGACACGATAAGTAAATTTAATTTGGCTTCAATACACCAAAATTAACATGCACAACTATCTAGTATCTAGCATCTATCACAAACTACATCAAACTTGCTCAAAAATCATCATTTTAATCAACCACCCAACTCAAACCTCACCTAAATCACACAAATTCACAACTCATTCTAACAGTACCTCCCAAGCTCAAGCTACAACACACATAACCAAgattaacaaaaagaaaaacaaacacaAGCCCATGAAAAAAAACATCAATATAAAAAAAGGGCCATTTAAATAACATGCAAAAGATCAAGATTAAGCAAGAATGACATGGAAGCAGCAATAAGTCAACTATGTTACCTGCAAAAATCTTGTTTTCATGGGCATTTGTTGTGTTTGACTTGTGAGTCAGACTTGTTGAGTATGCAGAGAATATAGAGATAGAGATACACacgtatatataaacacatgtATCAAAGATCACACAAAGATTATGtttgtgttctgttttgagGGATCATGGGACTCAAAGTATGActtttgtttgtgttgtttatttcattttgtttttagataaattaattcatttttatatggGCCACTAAACGAGCTGATTTGCATTTGTCTCAGCCCAAATGAATACAAATCTCAAATAATGACTGGTTTTTTGCAAGAGGCTATGTAGCTGCTAATGCAATTTAGTAGAGCCCATTGATTCTTTTCTGGTAGTTAAGCCCATTAAGCTGAGAAACTTTTTCTTCATGGAATTTTTTGTGCTTAATTGTGATCTAGGCTTAGAGTTAGAGCCATAAGTCTAGAAAACTTACAAAAATTTCATAtgttaaattgaaaaatgtcTGATTGTAGTGTAATTAgtcaaaaactaattttaagtcAGATATATGTCAAAAATTGACTTAAAGCGAGTAGCTAgcatgagtttttttttttttggacttaaatttttttataaaaattactcataagttataaattacttataaattatttttctttttattattatatttttaataacccaaAAATCATTAACAAGTCAAAATTATTTCAGACTCGCCGTCTATCATATTAAGCCACTGAGCCTGTCATATGAAGTCACGTTAAATTAgaagttataattttaaactatgtCAAATCAACTATACtttacataaataataatttcacttAAGTGTTCAAGCAAAAATCAGAATTTTATTGTCTATTCGGTTCCACTAATTATAACTAGCCAAAATAAAGGGTCATATTCACAACACACTGTATCATACGATCATCTGCTTCGGAAAGTACGTGTTGAGGCTGTTATGGCAACAACCAGCATGCACCAACGTTTTCACCATACATTCTTGCCACATTTACACATGTTTATATACtttctctgttttgaaatataagtatgtttgatttttttgcacATTTTTTAAACCTTTTGACCACATACTAAAAATGGTTATTttcgaaattttctttttttaataaaaatatatgattgatattattattcagaaaaataaaatttcaaaaaataataattttaaacatgcGATCAAACGACTTAAAActacgtgcaaaaaagtcaaacgacctgTATTCCAAAACGGAGGGAATATATGTATTCATAATGTTCATCTGTCCACAATTTCATAACTCATATAATATGAAGATAACTTTACAAGCGTGCACGAAACTCACTAGTTTGATTCTTGATTCAGATCCCTTCAAATCCAATTCATGTTCATTACGCTAAACaactttttacaaatatatgcaCTCGTTTGGtgacattttgtaaaattaaaaaatatgtttgtttttcatatctttttagaaaaaattagcCAATATGctcataaaaaatgaaaaatagcaTTAATtctattttagaaattttggtTGCGAAATGACACTACTAATTTTATGAGCTCGTTTGAAACTTCCATGTGTAGTTGAATCATTAACCACAGAACCGAATTAAAAAATCTTGAAATTGAATTTTAGAAATTTCGGTTTTGAAATGACACCACTGGTTTTATGAGCTCGTTTGAAACTTCTATATAATTGAATCGTTAACCAGAGAACCGAATTAAAAGATCTCGAAATTGGATGATATTATGATGTACGTTCTGTCATTGTTGATGCGTCTTTGTCACAATAGAGTCGTACCAACCTCACTGGAGCGACACATTGCGTGTCAAACGATATTACATGTGAAAGTAATGATTTTAGTTACTGTAGAAGATTATATACTTCCATGTGAGAGAGCTTAAACGAAAGCTAGAAGTACcaagtgattccaattttaataCACCTCcgcaattaaataaaacaaaagagtACAAACCTTAcaaaaaaagagagtataaatataatgtttccataaattaaaaaaattaagtcctccGTAATTTTAACGAATATTCACcctgtttttaaatattttacatttCTTTTATCATACATTTTAAGTACATCGACAGCATACTTAAAATTGATATTTCtaagatttttgttttgtaATGAAAATACAAAATTGATATTTCTATTCAAAAAAGAGAATTTTTATACTATAATTCAAATTATACAACAacttaataaaaatcaaatatttgaaaataataagtgTAAATTACGAAAGCAAGCACACAATTACTTGTAAAATGACAAGATCAATACAGTTGACATCATGTAAAATACGACACTGAGCTCTAATTATAAGCACTTGTTCCCCTTGACCATTATTGTCGGGGTAACAACCCAAGCAATGGATGATCTAGTGACCGAAACATTCGGATTACAAAGCTCCAAAGATATTTAGCACTAAATCATTACCATAAGAACATTCCTCCTACAGTTACGATGATTAACACCATTGCAAGAACCGTACTTTAATCACCTCTATCAATTGCGCAAAGTATATGCAGATCAGAGCTTGTGTTTCCAGATTTTTCAAAAGTCCGAAAACTGAACAAAATGTCTACATATGTCGAACTCTACTACATGTATGTCACTCGAAAGCAAGACATTTGTATGAAAGACTACCATATAGAAACAAACAATAACGAAGACAAGTAAGCTGAACATTGTGCATATAACATAAGCAATGAAGAAGAGATATACCATCCCAAGTTCTGGAGAAGCCCTGGATGCAAAATTGGCACAAGCAAAGGCATACTTGTTCTGCATCTCCCCGGATGCTAATCTGGCACTTGTTCAGTTTCTGGCCAACGGAGAGGCCACTGTACCATATTTTACTGAAAACGGGAGGTT includes:
- the LOC108202914 gene encoding uncharacterized protein LOC108202914 — its product is MPMKTRFLQIEDLWLIVIWHVVHFIISIWYCALRLAETVESYLISSGLLMWNKTIDTSRVQYLAIVLDSEEACRTSEVIKLLQCIERIGLRNICLYDREGVLKKSKDIIMEKFSRAKLFEEACTTATTLLDKEPFTLEFVSFSDGKEAIAQAANYIFTNYHKSRYQKDLPCTESHIDEALKATGYGQPYPDLMLIYGPSRCNLGFPAWRIRYTEMVHMGPLKSMKYGSLIKAIHRFTMVYQNYGK